The Terriglobus tenax genome contains a region encoding:
- a CDS encoding TonB-dependent receptor, whose amino-acid sequence MTIPAGRVCAALLAMLLSASAAHAVVVRGRVTNQLGAGVAGARVQLLLGRNVVATAVSGTDGEYEVRSSEAGRFLLLTGSPGFATTPSQSFYGGRLDVLEQNVALRVSERQDEVTVTATGLPTTLSQTNSSVSLIQPDALWPRYSITEEMRLMPGVQMVQSGQMGGQTSQFVRGGQSDGNRVTIDGIPAEDMGGRFDYGNLSSFALDKIEVHRGPDSVTVGSGATASAVRLATRQGTTIRPVLNYTGDAGNFHTWRNQGDLSGTARQLDYLLGFSRVDSSNALPGNRYHNATSAANIGLALGAKTSLRFTLRNTTAAVGVPNAHDFFGISDNSKQADQILISGISLDHQTTTAWHNLVRYGVTRKREQLFQYSPVGTPVTSFGYTTYYGNVMTIAGANGYSATGRAAMDYDLAYPTRSDQVSNRDQLYYQTDFRFSQHLAVLGAFRYEDERGIYKNSAYGTFNKANRGNYGYTLQMQGDFASRVFYSLGGEIEKNALFGLVGVPKFGIAWYPVAPGNGFAHGTKVRFNFSKGVQEPTLTEQFSSLYQLLINSGNTAAISTYHVTPMNALRSRSYEGGVEQSLLSQRGIIKLSYFHTQFDHQIEYVDAGTLINDFGIPSSIAYSIYGADLNSLAYRAQGLEAESEWKLTSHWFARGGYTFLDATVQRSLSGDAVAAGLATTNPNLPGIAIGATSPLVGQRPFRRPTHSGFFALQWTQNKWSAALKGALVGRSDDSTFLSYSDINGGNTLLLPNKNLDYAYQRIDANVAYQWKPSVNIFTQLDNLTSQQRTGPIGYPGLPFTFRAGIKLRLVRD is encoded by the coding sequence ATGACTATTCCTGCAGGCCGCGTGTGCGCGGCCCTTCTTGCCATGTTGTTGTCTGCGTCAGCGGCTCATGCCGTTGTGGTGCGCGGACGTGTTACCAACCAGCTCGGCGCCGGTGTTGCTGGCGCCCGCGTACAGCTCCTGCTTGGCCGCAATGTCGTGGCCACCGCCGTCAGCGGCACCGATGGCGAGTATGAAGTTCGCTCGTCGGAGGCCGGCCGCTTTCTTCTGCTGACGGGCAGCCCCGGCTTTGCTACCACGCCCTCCCAGAGCTTCTACGGTGGACGTCTCGATGTGCTTGAGCAGAACGTGGCCCTCCGCGTCAGCGAGCGCCAGGACGAAGTCACCGTAACGGCCACCGGCCTGCCGACAACGCTGTCGCAGACAAACTCCTCCGTCAGCCTCATCCAGCCCGACGCCTTGTGGCCGCGTTACAGCATCACGGAAGAGATGCGCCTGATGCCCGGCGTCCAGATGGTGCAGAGCGGACAGATGGGCGGCCAGACCTCGCAGTTTGTACGCGGTGGCCAGTCCGACGGCAACCGCGTCACCATCGACGGCATTCCCGCCGAGGACATGGGCGGCCGCTTCGACTACGGCAACCTCTCCAGCTTTGCCCTGGACAAGATCGAAGTACATCGTGGCCCGGACAGCGTCACCGTCGGCTCCGGCGCCACGGCCAGCGCCGTTCGACTTGCAACACGGCAGGGAACCACCATCCGCCCGGTGCTGAACTACACGGGCGACGCCGGCAACTTCCATACCTGGCGCAACCAGGGCGACCTGAGCGGTACAGCGCGGCAGCTTGATTACCTGCTCGGCTTCTCGCGTGTGGATTCGTCGAACGCTCTGCCCGGCAACCGCTATCACAATGCAACCTCGGCGGCGAACATCGGCCTCGCGCTCGGAGCGAAGACATCCCTGCGCTTCACGCTGCGCAACACCACCGCGGCTGTCGGTGTGCCGAACGCGCATGACTTCTTCGGCATCTCTGACAACTCCAAACAGGCTGACCAGATCCTGATCTCCGGCATATCGCTCGATCACCAGACCACGACGGCCTGGCACAACCTGGTGCGCTACGGCGTCACCCGTAAGCGCGAGCAGCTCTTCCAGTACTCGCCTGTGGGAACTCCGGTCACCAGCTTTGGTTACACCACCTATTACGGCAACGTCATGACCATCGCCGGAGCCAACGGCTACTCGGCAACAGGTCGTGCGGCCATGGATTACGACCTCGCGTACCCCACGCGCTCTGACCAGGTCAGCAACCGCGACCAGCTCTACTACCAGACCGACTTCCGCTTCTCGCAGCACCTCGCCGTTCTGGGTGCCTTCCGTTATGAGGATGAGCGCGGTATCTACAAGAACTCGGCCTACGGAACCTTTAATAAGGCTAATCGCGGCAACTATGGCTACACACTGCAGATGCAGGGCGACTTCGCCAGCCGCGTCTTCTACTCGCTCGGCGGAGAGATCGAAAAGAACGCTCTCTTCGGCCTGGTCGGAGTGCCCAAGTTCGGTATCGCCTGGTACCCGGTCGCTCCCGGCAACGGCTTTGCCCATGGCACGAAGGTGCGCTTCAACTTCTCCAAGGGCGTACAGGAGCCCACCTTGACCGAGCAGTTTTCCTCGCTCTATCAACTCCTCATCAACTCCGGGAATACGGCGGCCATCAGCACCTACCACGTCACGCCGATGAACGCCCTGCGCTCGCGCAGCTATGAGGGTGGTGTGGAACAAAGCCTGCTCAGCCAGCGCGGCATCATCAAGCTCAGCTACTTCCACACGCAGTTCGATCACCAGATCGAATACGTGGACGCGGGCACGCTGATCAACGACTTCGGCATTCCGTCCAGCATCGCCTACTCCATCTATGGAGCCGACCTGAACTCGCTCGCCTACCGCGCGCAGGGGCTTGAGGCCGAGAGCGAGTGGAAGCTGACCAGCCACTGGTTTGCACGCGGAGGCTACACCTTCCTGGACGCCACCGTGCAGCGCTCGCTTTCAGGCGATGCAGTCGCCGCGGGCCTGGCCACCACCAACCCGAATCTTCCCGGCATCGCCATTGGTGCTACCTCACCTCTGGTCGGCCAGCGTCCCTTCCGCCGTCCCACCCACTCGGGCTTCTTTGCCCTGCAATGGACCCAGAACAAATGGTCCGCAGCTCTCAAGGGAGCACTCGTGGGACGTAGCGATGACTCCACCTTCCTGTCCTATTCGGACATCAACGGTGGCAACACGCTGCTGCTGCCCAACAAGAACCTCGACTACGCCTACCAGCGTATCGACGCCAACGTTGCCTACCAGTGGAAGCCCAGCGTGAACATCTTCACGCAGCTCGACAACCTGACCAGCCAGCAGCGCACCGGCCCCATCGGATACCCGGGACTGCCGTTTACCTTCCGCGCAGGCATCAAGCTGCGTCTGGTGCGCGACTAA
- a CDS encoding DeoR/GlpR family DNA-binding transcription regulator encodes MSTKTEERAERIMKLLLRKGDISVEELVATVGTSAPSIRRDLTRLEKRGLIRRTHGGATLVEPLLYEPFRYDISFQSREGQFAEEKRRIGLAAAELIEENETIGLNAGTTTTQIGRALRHRRNISVVTNAINIGMELCNQPGIKTSLTGGLLAWAWAFSLSGQATLDFLNTVYMDKVFLGVTGVDLERGATTREQEEALVFRAMARQAKQVIVVAESSKFGKVSPAFVSPLEDIDVLITDTGLPESVAEQYAAKDIQVIRV; translated from the coding sequence ATGTCCACCAAGACCGAAGAGCGCGCCGAGCGCATCATGAAACTCCTGTTGCGCAAGGGAGATATCTCTGTTGAGGAACTTGTCGCGACGGTTGGCACCTCTGCCCCATCCATTCGCCGTGACCTCACCCGGCTGGAGAAACGTGGCCTCATCCGCCGCACCCATGGCGGCGCCACGCTGGTGGAACCGCTGCTGTATGAGCCCTTCCGCTACGACATCAGCTTCCAGTCGCGCGAGGGCCAGTTTGCCGAGGAGAAGCGCCGCATCGGGCTGGCCGCGGCAGAGCTGATTGAAGAGAACGAAACCATCGGCCTGAACGCTGGAACAACGACCACGCAGATTGGCCGCGCCCTGCGCCACCGCCGCAATATCTCGGTGGTGACCAACGCCATCAACATCGGCATGGAGCTATGCAACCAGCCGGGCATCAAGACCTCGCTGACCGGCGGCCTGCTTGCGTGGGCGTGGGCGTTTTCGCTCAGCGGACAGGCCACGCTGGACTTTCTGAACACGGTGTACATGGACAAGGTCTTCCTGGGTGTGACCGGGGTCGACCTGGAGCGTGGCGCCACCACACGCGAGCAGGAAGAGGCGCTTGTCTTCCGGGCCATGGCTCGCCAGGCCAAGCAGGTGATCGTGGTGGCTGAATCCAGCAAGTTCGGGAAGGTGTCTCCGGCGTTTGTTTCGCCTTTGGAAGACATCGACGTGCTGATCACGGATACCGGGCTGCCGGAGTCGGTGGCGGAGCAGTATGCGGCGAAGGATATTCAGGTGATCCGGGTTTAG
- a CDS encoding SIS domain-containing protein, whose product MQDGLNGFPHWMLKEIFEQPDALDRTLSAYNESALAPVRQWLEGVQEIVIAASGSSRHAGLVAELILEDRAGIHVDVEYASEYVYRSEARLKQAAVIVVSQSGETADTLAALRKAKEMGQKTLAITNVATSSMAREADVALTTQAGVEKAIPATKSFTTQLLLLASLADQAAKQRNLPVLGVDTVVPGLIAQMRVWLPRWQQVVAVAAGRLQAAETFLFLGRGVHYAIAREGALKLKESSYIHAEGYPSGELKHGPNALVGSKTPLVMIATVDRNDAESVQRYEKVLQLMQDMRTQGAPIFAVANEGDAQVAGLADAIVEVPAAPEHLLPILEVVPLQLFAYFMAIGRGIDVDKPRNLVKSVVVE is encoded by the coding sequence ATGCAAGATGGACTGAATGGCTTTCCGCACTGGATGCTGAAGGAGATCTTCGAGCAACCTGATGCGCTGGATCGTACGCTGTCTGCCTATAACGAGAGCGCGCTCGCGCCCGTGCGGCAGTGGCTTGAGGGAGTACAGGAGATTGTGATCGCAGCGAGCGGTTCCAGCCGCCACGCGGGTCTTGTCGCTGAGTTGATCCTGGAGGACCGCGCCGGCATCCACGTGGATGTGGAGTACGCCAGCGAGTATGTTTACCGCAGTGAAGCCCGCCTGAAGCAGGCCGCTGTGATCGTTGTTTCCCAGTCAGGTGAGACCGCCGACACCCTGGCCGCCCTGCGCAAGGCTAAGGAGATGGGCCAGAAGACCCTGGCCATCACCAACGTCGCCACCTCGTCGATGGCGCGTGAGGCGGATGTGGCCCTGACCACGCAGGCCGGTGTCGAAAAAGCCATCCCGGCCACCAAGAGCTTCACCACGCAGCTTCTGCTGCTGGCCTCGCTGGCCGATCAGGCTGCGAAGCAGCGCAACCTGCCTGTCCTCGGAGTCGATACGGTTGTACCCGGGCTGATCGCGCAGATGCGTGTATGGCTGCCTCGCTGGCAGCAGGTGGTTGCGGTTGCCGCAGGCCGTCTGCAGGCTGCGGAGACCTTCCTCTTCCTGGGCCGCGGAGTCCATTACGCCATTGCGCGTGAAGGCGCTCTGAAGCTGAAGGAGAGCAGCTATATCCACGCCGAAGGCTACCCAAGCGGCGAGCTGAAGCACGGCCCCAACGCCCTGGTCGGCAGCAAGACCCCGCTCGTCATGATTGCCACCGTCGACCGCAACGATGCTGAAAGCGTCCAGCGCTATGAGAAGGTGCTCCAGCTGATGCAGGACATGCGCACGCAGGGCGCGCCTATCTTTGCCGTCGCCAATGAAGGCGATGCGCAGGTGGCTGGTCTGGCGGATGCCATCGTTGAAGTCCCCGCGGCTCCGGAACACCTGCTGCCCATCCTGGAAGTGGTGCCGCTGCAGTTGTTCGCGTACTTCATGGCCATTGGCCGCGGCATTGATGTGGACAAGCCACGCAATCTCGTAAAGTCCGTCGTGGTGGAGTAA
- a CDS encoding copper homeostasis protein CutC, with protein MQQRPVQLEVAVDSTASLNAALEGGADRIELCSALADGGLTPSIGFIGAALQVSEVPIHVMIRPRAGGFVYTEEELTVMRMDIEGCKEVGAQGVVFGLLTGNNTIDVKHTLEMVERSRPMKVVFHRAFDVSADLEESLEDLIACGVDEVLTSGGDALMEQGMETVTSLVRQAAGRIRLIGGSGVTVRNAKRLWDISGVDCLHGSFRGSAVAGSRISMGDEEREFIRITSREDVARVKQMLTAQPLNAV; from the coding sequence ATGCAGCAGCGTCCGGTCCAGCTTGAAGTTGCCGTCGATTCGACAGCGTCGTTGAATGCCGCCCTTGAGGGCGGAGCTGACCGCATCGAACTGTGCTCGGCACTGGCGGATGGTGGCCTGACACCAAGCATCGGCTTTATCGGCGCGGCTCTGCAGGTCAGCGAAGTTCCCATCCACGTGATGATCCGCCCGCGTGCCGGCGGCTTTGTGTACACCGAGGAAGAACTGACGGTGATGCGCATGGATATTGAGGGCTGCAAAGAAGTTGGCGCTCAGGGCGTCGTCTTCGGCCTGTTGACCGGAAACAACACCATCGACGTGAAGCACACGCTGGAGATGGTGGAGCGTTCGCGGCCCATGAAGGTGGTCTTCCACCGCGCCTTCGATGTCAGCGCCGATCTTGAGGAGTCTCTGGAAGACCTGATCGCGTGCGGCGTCGATGAGGTGCTGACCTCGGGCGGAGACGCCCTGATGGAGCAGGGCATGGAGACGGTCACCTCGCTCGTCCGCCAGGCGGCAGGCCGCATCAGGCTGATCGGCGGCTCCGGGGTAACGGTTCGCAATGCCAAGCGGCTGTGGGATATTTCCGGCGTGGACTGCCTGCATGGATCGTTCCGTGGCTCGGCGGTAGCCGGCAGCCGGATCTCGATGGGAGACGAGGAGCGCGAGTTTATCCGCATCACCTCGCGCGAGGACGTGGCCCGCGTCAAGCAGATGTTGACGGCTCAGCCGTTGAACGCCGTGTAA